In Rhodanobacter denitrificans, the sequence CCTGCACGGCCGGCGCGACCGGCATGGAGCAGCGGATCGCCGCGGTGGAACTGCTCGACGACTGCGGCCGCCAGGCGGAAGCGCTGCGGCTGTGCACGGACGCGTTCGCCCACGGCCTCGACGATCCCCGCCTGCGCGCGCACGCCGGCGCGCTGGCCTCGCAACTGGGACGTTTCGACGAAGCCCGCCGGCACCAGCAGGCGGCGCTGGCCGGCAGCCCGCTGGCGCTGGAATGGCACGTCCCGCTCGGCCTGGCCGGGCTGCAGCGGTACCGCGATCGGCAACACCCGGACCTCGCGCTGTTCGAACGCGGCCTGGCCCGCGGCGACCTGAGCCCGCACGCGCGCAGCGGCCTGCTGTTCGCGTTGGGCAAGGCCTGCGACGACCTCGACGAGCATGCCCGTGCCGTTGCCGCCTGGGCCGAGGCCAACCGCATCGTGCGCCAGCATCACCCATGGAATCGCAAGTCATGGCGGCGCAGCGTGGAAATGCGGCTGGCGCGGCCAACGCCACCCGTCCAGTCCGGCGAAGATCGCGCCTGGACGCCTGTCTTCATCGTGGGCATGCCACGATCCGGCAGCACGCTGCTGGCCGAACGGCTCGCCTGCCACCCGGCGGTACGGCATCGCGGGGAGCTGCCCTGGCTGCCGACCCTGGCGGCGCGCCTGGACGCCATCGCTGCGGAGCGCGAGCGCGCCGCGCAGATGCCGCTGGCCGCCGCGGCCTACGCCGCCCAGTTGGTGCAGGACGATGCCCCCGCCCGCTGGTACATCGACAAGCAGCCGCACAACGACATGCACGTGGACCTGATCCTCGCGCTGTTTCCGCAGGCGCGGATCATCCACTGCCGCCGCAACGCCCGGGACACCGCGCTCTCGCTGTGGATGCAGTCGTTCCATCCCGGCACGCAGGACTTCGCCAGCGATTTCGCCGACATCGCGGCGGTCATCCATGGCTCGCGGCGGCTGATGGCGCACTGGCAGCGGCGCTACCCGGCCGCCGTGCGCGAAGTGCGCTACGAGGAACTGGTCGACGATCCGGATGGCTGCATCGGCGCATTGGCCGACTGGCTTGGACTGCCCGCTGCCATCGCGCCCGCGGCACCCGACCGGGAACGCGCCATCAGCACGGCCAGCCTGTGGCAGGCCCGGCAACCCGTGCACACCCGCTCGGTGCAGCGCTGGCGCGCCTACGCCACGCTGCTGCCGGAGCTTGCACGGATGGCAGGCGACTGAGGATCAGCCGGCGCCGGCTTCGTCGGCATCTGCGACCGAATAGCCCCAGTGCCGCAGCATCGGATCGAGGATCGGCAACGCCGGGGCCAGCGCCTCGCGGTAGCGTTTCCAGCGATCGAGCCCCTTGCGGTTCACCGGCTGGGTAACCTGCGCATAGCTCGGCGTGGCGATGAAGCCCTTGTCGCGCGCGTGGCGATCGAAATGCAGCAGCGGCGCGGCGTCCTCCAGGCCGAGGAAATCGGCGATGCGCCGCGTCTGCGCAACCGGGTCGGCCACCAGGTCCTCATAGCGGGAAACGAACACGTTCGGCTGGAACAGTGCCACGTCGTGCAGCCAGCATTCCATCGCGGTCACGTAGGCAGTGGCCAGTTTCTCCATCGAAGCGCACGCCACCGCCAGCACGGCGGCACGGAAGTTCTGCATGTAATTGCTGACCAGCACGTCGCACGGATGGCGCAAGGCGAGGATGAATTTCGCCTCGGGAAACAGGCGATAGATCAGCGGCAGCCACAGCATGTTCAGCGGATTCTTGTCGACCAGCTGCGCGCTCCAGCGCCGCCGGACCTTGGAGCAGACCAGGCTCACGTAGCCCTTGCGCAATTCATCGCACGCATGCTGGTCGAGCTTGTACAGATCCTGCGGCACCACGATGCCGTGGTCGGCCAGCTGGTCGGAAAGAATCGTGAAGAACGGCCGCTCGTCCATCGACTGCAGCGCCGGATGAGCGTCGAGCATCAACTCCAGCAGGGTCGTACCCGAGCGCGGGAAGCCCACGATGAACACGGGCGAGTTCGCGCTGTCGGGTCCCTGCAGCACCGGCCAGCGGCGGAACTCCTCGACGCCGATGCGTTCCACCGCGGCCGGAAGTACCGGCGCACCGGGATCGAAGCGACGCGGCGCGTTGTGCTTCAGCTCCTCGATCTGACGCGCATGCGCCTCGTGCAGCGCGACGATCGCGCCCGGGTAATCGCGCAGCTTGTCGCAGGCCTCGGCCAGGGAGAAGAAATGCGCGTAGTCGTCGGGCGTGCGCGGTCCGGCCTGCTGGAGCAGCCGCCGCGCCTGTTCGGTCTGTCCGCGTCGCAACGCAAGTTTCGCGCGCTGGTGGACGATCTCCAGCTGCGCCTCGGCATCCAGCGCCGGATGATCCCGCTCCAGCTGGTCGAGCAGGGCCGCGCTGCCGTCGAGGTCGTTGACGCGTTCGTAAACCGCGGCCAGCAACAGACGCGCCGGCAGATGGCCGGGCGTGCGCGCCAGCAGTTCCTCCAGCAGCACGCGGGCGATGTTCGCCTCGCCGAGTACCAGTTGCAGGTCGGCGAGTTCCAGTTGCAGCGGATCGTCCAGCGCGGTCCAGTCGCGCCAGGGACGCAGCAGCTCCTCCGCGCGCGAGTCGCGGCAGGCCGAACAGGCGCGCGCAGCATGAATGCGTACGGCTGGCGCTGCCGGGTCCAGCGCGTGGGCGCGCAGCAAGGTGTCGCGGGCAGCCTGGTAATCCTTCCGCTCGAGCTGCAACAGGCCCAGGTTGATCAGCTGCTCCCCGTTGTCCGGCGCCAGCGCGATCGAGCGCAGGTAAGCCTGCTCGGCCTCCTGCACGCGCCCCGCCTCACGCAGCGCGGTCGCGTAATTGCCCCAGTGCAGCGAGTCGTCGGGATGGTTTTGCGCCAGCGCCGCATAAACCTCCAGTGCCTCGGCCAGCCGGCCCTGCTGCTGCAGGCCGATCGCGAGGAACAGAGCGAGGTCGGGGTCGTCCGGACGCTCGCTCAGGGCGGCCCTGGAAAGGCGCTCCACTTCGGTCGGCCGGCCGCCTTGCAGGGCGCTGAGAATGTCGTTGATCACGTGAGAGGCAACTTTCCAAAAAAAAGAGCCGCGCGGGTTGCCCGCGCGGCTCGTCAGCTTCAGCTACTCAGTGCTGTCCAGTCAATCAGAACGACACCGTCACGCGAGCCCAGTAGTAGCGGCCCTGCAGGTCGAAGTCGCTCGGATCGGTGTTGGCGTTGAGCGTGTTGTTGGCGTACAGGAACGGCGGCTGCTTGTCGAACAGGTTGTTCACGCCGACGTCGATACGGGTGTTGAGCGGCTCGAAGTTGTAGCCGAGCGACACGTCGTTGTAGATCGTCGCACCGTACTTGAGCACCACGCCCGGCAGGCCCTGCACCGGGTTCGTGTCCTGCGACGGGCTCTTCGAGCCGTTGCGGAACGCGCCGATGTAGCGCATGCGCCAGGAAGCACTCCAGTCGCCCAGGTTCCAGTTCACGAAGCCGTTGCCGCGCCAGCGCGGGAACAGGCACACGCCGCCACCGCTGGGGCAGGTCGACGCCTGGCTGGAGCCGAACGGCATGAAGTGGCCGGCGTCGTGGAACACCGTGTTGGCATTGGTGCCCGGCGCGGTCTGCTGGTCATAACGCGACATGTAGGTCGCATCCAGGCCGACCACGAACTTGCCGAACGAGAACTCCGGCAGGCTGTAGCGACCGGAGAAGTCGACACCCGCCACGTCCGTGCGGCCCAGGTTGCCGGTCGGCTCGACGATCTGCGCGATCTGGCCGGGGTTGGCACTGCTGGCCGGGAAGCGGGTGATCAGCGGGCAGTACTGGGTGGCGCCGTTGTAGCAGAGGTCGAGCACGGTCTGCGCGCCGATCGAGGAGATCGTGTCGTTCAGGTACAGGTGCCACGCGTCGGCACTGAGCGACAGCCCAGGCACGTAGCTCGGCGAGTAGACGAAGCCGAGGTCGAACGACTTGCCCTTCTCCGGCCCGAGCGGGAAGCCGGCGTACTGCGAGCCGGAGGAAATGCCCTTGATCTGCTGGCCGAGCGCCACGTCCTGGTTGACGAAGCTGCCGTTGGTCGGCACGCCCACGCAGGCCGGATTGGCGGCGGTGATGCCGTCGCAGGGGTCGCTGCTGAGCTTCGGTGCGTCGCTGATCGGCGCGCCGAAGACGTTGCCGATGGTCGGCGCGCGGAACACCTCGGACATCGTGCCGCGCAGCAGCAGGTCGGTGATCGGGCGGTATTCCACCGCGAACTTGGTGTTGTTGGTGCTGCCGAAGGTGCTGTACTTCGAGTAGCGGTCACCGATGGTGACGTTCAGCATCTGCGCGAACGGCA encodes:
- a CDS encoding tetratricopeptide repeat-containing sulfotransferase family protein — encoded protein: MPALPDEQLTLQAAQAQVLRGDVAAAAGTLEAAIAAHPASDELALALAGLAMQRGDRPGAERRLRGILQRTPGHLPAAFMLTRLLREQGRMVAAGEVLTGACTAGATGMEQRIAAVELLDDCGRQAEALRLCTDAFAHGLDDPRLRAHAGALASQLGRFDEARRHQQAALAGSPLALEWHVPLGLAGLQRYRDRQHPDLALFERGLARGDLSPHARSGLLFALGKACDDLDEHARAVAAWAEANRIVRQHHPWNRKSWRRSVEMRLARPTPPVQSGEDRAWTPVFIVGMPRSGSTLLAERLACHPAVRHRGELPWLPTLAARLDAIAAERERAAQMPLAAAAYAAQLVQDDAPARWYIDKQPHNDMHVDLILALFPQARIIHCRRNARDTALSLWMQSFHPGTQDFASDFADIAAVIHGSRRLMAHWQRRYPAAVREVRYEELVDDPDGCIGALADWLGLPAAIAPAAPDRERAISTASLWQARQPVHTRSVQRWRAYATLLPELARMAGD
- a CDS encoding tetratricopeptide repeat-containing sulfotransferase family protein: MINDILSALQGGRPTEVERLSRAALSERPDDPDLALFLAIGLQQQGRLAEALEVYAALAQNHPDDSLHWGNYATALREAGRVQEAEQAYLRSIALAPDNGEQLINLGLLQLERKDYQAARDTLLRAHALDPAAPAVRIHAARACSACRDSRAEELLRPWRDWTALDDPLQLELADLQLVLGEANIARVLLEELLARTPGHLPARLLLAAVYERVNDLDGSAALLDQLERDHPALDAEAQLEIVHQRAKLALRRGQTEQARRLLQQAGPRTPDDYAHFFSLAEACDKLRDYPGAIVALHEAHARQIEELKHNAPRRFDPGAPVLPAAVERIGVEEFRRWPVLQGPDSANSPVFIVGFPRSGTTLLELMLDAHPALQSMDERPFFTILSDQLADHGIVVPQDLYKLDQHACDELRKGYVSLVCSKVRRRWSAQLVDKNPLNMLWLPLIYRLFPEAKFILALRHPCDVLVSNYMQNFRAAVLAVACASMEKLATAYVTAMECWLHDVALFQPNVFVSRYEDLVADPVAQTRRIADFLGLEDAAPLLHFDRHARDKGFIATPSYAQVTQPVNRKGLDRWKRYREALAPALPILDPMLRHWGYSVADADEAGAG